The stretch of DNA TTTGGGTCTTGGAACACTATTCCCACTTTTTGTCTTACTTTAAGTAATTCGTCACGCTCAAAAATGATTTTTTCACCATCAATTTCAACATGGCCTGATGTAGGTTCTGTTAAACCATTGAAATGAGAAAACAGTGTTGATTTACCTGCACCGTTAGGTCCCATGATAGCTATTTTCTCTCCTTTTTTAATTTGAAGATTTACATTTTTCAAAGCTTCAGTTCCATCGGGATATGTGAAAGATAAGTTTTTTGTCTCTAAATGTATTTGTTCCATTTTCGCCACCTAATTTATTGCTAAGTTTTGACCAAAGTAACCCAATTGTCCAGAATATTTAAATAATATTATTTCCAGCACAATAACAAAGATTATGATTGTAAATAAGTAAATATAATCGCTTTTTTCAGGAGATTTTTTCTCATTAAACATTTCAGATGCATCTGAAAATCCACGGCTCACCATACTTTTGTGAACTCGCTCTCCCTGTTCATATGCTTTTAAAAACATCATGCCTATTGTATAACCGACTTGCTTCACTCTCCATTTGTAGGGTGTATTATTTCCGTGGATGGTGAAGTTCCTTGATTTTTGTGATTTTCTAATCGCTGCAAGCTCATCTACGAATAAAAATAAAAATCTGACCATAATTGATAAAATCATTGCTAAATCTCTTGGCATCTTTAATTTTCTAAAAGAACTTGCCATTTCCTGAAGGGGTGTTGTTGATGAGTATATGATAATTGCAGTTAAACAGACAACCATACGGGTAAATAATAAGATTCCCCAATTCAAACCTACATCTGTAACTGTTAGCCAGGAATAGTTCCAGAGTATATTTCCGGGTTGTATGAATGGTTGGAATATGATTACTGCTCCACCAAAAGGCAATAACATTAATAATCTTTTAAAAGAATCAACATATGATAATTTAGCTATCTTTAAAATGATTAATAGCATTATTTCAAGCATTATCGGTATAAACAGTTCTTTTGAAATAACACAAACAAGAATTATAAATACGGTTGATATTAATTTGATTCGCCCTTCTAGGTTATGTATGGGACTGTCCATTGATGCCAAATCATCAAATCTGATTATTTGTGTTATGTCTACCATTTTTATTCACTATTCTAATATTAAAAATTAGTATTATATTATTATTTTGTTATGCTGATTTTATAAAATTTCAATTACTTTTAAAAAAATAAGAAAAATAGAAATTAAATAAATTAATTTCTACTTCTAACAATTTCTGCAACTGCATACCCTACTCCTAGGGTTAGAATTGCACCAATCACCAGTGCTACGATTTGTAGTGCTTGGTTTTCGGGATCATTTGCAAATGCATAATCTGGGAAGATGGCATCAGGGATGCCTTTGATTTCTTCAATTGAGAAATCTTCAGCAAGTCCGGAATCTTCAGCGGACTTTTCAAGACCGTCAGGGTCACCAGATGCAATATATGGTGAAAGACAGCAAATTATAATACAAATGACCACTGCAACAACAATTAAGTATGTATCCTTTTTATCCATATTATGCATCTCCATTGTTCCATGCTAGTAAATCTGGTCTGAATTTGTCTAATGCTGCAAGGACAATTACGGTTAGTACTGCTTCGATTATTCCAATAAAGAAGTGGTATAAAACCATTGATGGGATACCAACATTGAATGGGAAGGTTCCAGCAATACCCATTTCGATAGCACAGGCTAATGCCGCAATTACAGTTGCTAACCATGCTGCGATACCTGCTGCAGGGTATTTTCCGATTGTTCCTTGTAAGAATTTAAAGGTGTATAATCCGACAAATCCTCCAATGATTGCCATGTTCAATACATTTGCTCCTAAAGCAGTTATTCCACCGTCACCAAATATCAATGCTTGGATAAGCAAAACAACGGTAAATACTATAACAGCAGCTTCTGGAGCTAAAAATACTATAGCTACGAGAGCTCCTCCAACCATGTGTCCACTGGTACCAAATGGGATTGGCATGTTCATGGACATGATTGCAAAGATACCTGCTGCGAGCACTGCTAAAAGAGGTATACGTTTTTCATCTAAATTAGATCTTGCCCATTTCACAGAGAAGTATAATGCAACAATTAAAATCACATAATATATGAGACATTGTGAAATAGGTATAAATCCGTCAGGTATGTGCAATTTTATTCCTCCATTTACATTGGGTAATACTTTTTTTGATTTCATTTATAAACCAAGTATTACTCAAAAGTATTATTATCTCTTATTTTTAGTAATATCAAGTTTGTTGGGAAGTTTATTAAGTTTAGTGGTTAATAACTTCGTTATGTTGCTTGACATTTAATATTTACATATATATAAGTATTTAAAGGTTATTAAAGTAATACTAATAAGTATTATTTTATATATTCAGTAATACTCGTGTCAAAAATATATGTCTAATTTTTGGAATTTACTATATTTAAAAAATAGATGAAAATGGCTATTGCAAAGTATAATAACACTTGAATATCTAAAATTCCGGTTTCAATGCCTAAAATGGTGTATGTCAAAATTAAACTATAAATGGCAATATAGAAGTAATCTTTTGTTTTCTGCATTATTTTATATCCAATTCCAAGTATGAATCCTAAAAGTAACATTTCAACTGCCACTCCAACCTTACCGAAATCAACTACCATCTGGCCGATTAAAGTGGGTGTGACTGTAACCTCGGTTCTCCATGCAATAAGTTTTCCCACCATCATTCTAGGTCCTAAGTCACTTCCGGGAATGGAACTTGCCAGTAATTTTCCGTGGGTTATTCCAAAGTTTCCACCAATAAAATCAAGCAGGTTTAAAACATGCAGCGTGAAATCCGCTCTGGATTGCAGTGTGTAGAAAGGGCTTGTTGAAGAAGTTATTGTCATTTCTCCTAATGACCTAAAATACCCGATTCCTATGATTGCACCTACACCAATTAATCCGCCCACTACCACTTCCCATAGGGAAACGATATTTCCATAGAAACCTATTATAATTATGATTAGAAATGCTGCAAGCAGTGGTGTCCTATACCCTAGAAGCAATAATATTGCAACATTCATGGCTAGCAGAAATATGTATCTGAATCTTGCTTGGGAGCGAGTAATCTTTTCATCCTGATAGTCTTTTAGATAAGCGCCAGCAACCAGGCAGGTTCCGGGAATTATTAAAAACACAGGCATTGTAAATGCGGGCTTAAGCAAATATCTTATTGATGGCTTTAAAAGAGGAATTCCTCCTACTGAAGCAATGCATATTCCGAAAAATACGATACTAACCAAAATCAAACAAAAACCGATTGAATATATGTCTTTTCTTTCAAATTGTATGATATTGAAGTCATCGTTAAAGAAGAATCTTGGAAGGATTGTTGATCCTATAAAAAATGCAATAAATGCAATCAGTAATGTAATAACTAAGCTTGTTGACGGTTTGTTTAAGGATAACATTAAAAAACCAGCAAATAAGAAAAGCACGATTAACGGATGGAATATGTGGTTTTTTAATATAACATTTTTATTTAAAAAGTTTATGAAATCTTCGCCAGGGTATAATTTTTTAAAATAGCTGTTTACCCATTGATCTTCAATAAATGACAAAATGGAAAAGATTGTGGTAAATAAGAAAGAGTTGTGAAATTCGTCACTAATTCTATTAATTATTGAAGTTATTGTTGAATAAATAATGCTCATAGTGCACACAACTTAAAAATTTCTAATATTTGTAATGTCATAACTGTTTTTTATATTTTCTAGTTGGCTGTCACTGCAGTTGTAAACTCTTATTGTAATGTCTCCAGTAACTCCGTTAATATTTCCAAGAATGGCATTAGCATCTTTAATATTTTGCATATTGGCTTTTTCAACTATTATCTGGTCATATGAATCTGTACCTGAATAGTGTATTGCCAATCTTTTATCTTGGGAGTTAATTTTATTCATTAACTCTTGGAATTTGATTGAATCAACTGAGTCAACAGAAACTATGGTTGTAATTTCAAAATCAGTATCGGATAAATTTTTAGCTAAATCATTTAATGAGGTAATCTTTTCAGGCTTTGCAGTAAATTCAACTAAATTATCATATTTGCTGCCATCACTTTCAAGTGAAATGGTTTTGATATAAATGTCTGCATTTGGAACGTTTTTGTATAATCCTGCCAAATAGGTGGCATTGTTGGAATCAATCAATATTTTCACATCGGATCCACCATTATTTCCAATCCATTTAACAGTGCCGTTCAGAGTTATTTCTTCATTATTGCTTGAATTGAAACCGTTAACGGTAGTTTTTACAATATTCCCGTCTTTATAATAATTTAGATATGTGTCCGGGATTTTGTTAATTGTTGACTCATCGAATGCAGTTTTCTGTATCTTTGAAGAGTCGTCAGCGGTAATATGTATAAATGCGAAAATCACTGCACAGATGACTAAGAATATTATAATGTAATCAATAATGGTAAATTTTTTCATATTAAAAACCTAATCTTCATAAATTGCGCCTACAGGACAAACATCAACGCATTCACCACAGTTATCGCATTTGGTACTGTCAATAATAATGGTATAGGCCTTTCTTTGGATGGCTTCTTCCATACAAACATCAATACAATCTTCACAAACTCCGCATTCTTCCATATCAACTTTCAATTAATCCACCATCTGAATTTAATTTAAAAAATATATTATATGTAATATTTTTGATTATCTTAATATTTATATAGTTTGTTTATCAATATAAAATTGTAGTTTTTTATATTCGCCTAATAAATGTCAAATAAGAGTAACATTTAAATACTATTGAATCAAATATTACTATTGTATGCAAGGGTGCCCGAGCGGCCAAAGGGGAAGGACTTAAGATCCTTTGGCATAGGCCTTCGAGGGTTCGAATCCCTTCCCTTGCACTATTTTATGATTTTGAGTATTTTTTTATTCCTGATATTGCCTTAGTGGCTCAGGTGGTAGAGCGCCACCTTGGTAAGGTGGAAGTCGGGGGTTCGAATCCCCCCTAAGGCTTTCAGCTATTTTTCTATGGATTTAATATTCTTTTAATTTCATTTTTTGAAGAGGGAGTAAATTATTATAATCAATTACCTTAAAGTTTAAATTAGTAGAAAATAAATAATATTCATAATATTATTTTGAGTATGTGTTGAAAGGTGAAAATGATGAATTATAAAAAGATTGTATTAGTGGGTTTCATTTCAGCATTTGTTGCTATTTTAACTTCAGTGATGGGTGTTGCAGGAACAATCATAGGTTCAGTTATTTCATCTGTTCTGTATAATATGCTTTCGGAAGCATTAGAAAAACCTATGGAGAATGCCAGTTTTGACACAAATTTTGAATGGGATATTGCATACGTATTTCCTCTTGTAGTCATTGCTTTAATACAATTGCTTTTAATCTTTGCTTTGTTGGCCGAAGCAGGATTCTTACATTATGGCTTTGCCGAATTCTACTTTTCAATTCAAAATTTAGCCAATAATAATTTATATAAGATTTTAGGTGTTGCTTTATTGATTATGAGTGTTTATCCTTTAATCCTTAAGCCGGAACATGTAAAAAAAATTCATGGAATCATCATCGGATTTGTCGGTTTAGTATTTTTAGCACGTGGTTTTGTGGATATTGATAATAATATCACAAATCTTTATGATGGAGTCTTTTCACATTTTGATTTTCAGATTGCGGTTATTGCATTTATTCTGTTATTGATAGTTATTGTTAGAATCATACTTTCTGCAAAAAACTCAGAAAACGAATTCAAAACAATGAAAAAAGAGATTAATAATGATAAAATCAATAATAATGGTGCAAGAATGGTTTATTCTTCTAAATCTGAGGATGCTCGACCAACTCAACCAAAACAAAAAGCACGTAAAATCAAACAGCAACCAGTTAAACCAAGACGTGATGCTGAAAAAGAGCATAAGGTTAATTTCAAAAACCGTGTTGAAGATGAAAAAGCAAATTCAAGCATAAACAAATCTTCAGAAAAAATTCATTTTGAATCTAATGATCTGCTAGAGGAATATAAGAAATAGAAGATATCATGAGCAAAAAAGATAAGACATTAACGGAAATCCTGGATTTTATTTTATATGAAAACCCCTCCACCCAAGATGAAATTGCTGAAAAGCTTGGGATAACTCGCAGATATGTTACTCAATTACTTCAGCCTTTAATTAAAGACGGAACTGTTAAAAGGGCTTATGTAATTGATTTAAAACGTTATGAAGAAATTGCCGAGTCATTGGGTGATTATACCAGCTCAAAGGAAGCCACAGGTAATGTATTGTTAAATGACATGTTGTTGAACATGGCAAAGCATGTTCATTCACAGCTTGAAACCTCATTTGACGCTGTTTTGGAATTTGATGAGAAAAAAGCTAATAAAGCTTTGGAAATGGATTTTGCCACAAATAACATGGTTGAAAAGATTAGAACTTCTGTTGAAACTATTGTCAGTATTAATCAGCGTTCCGAATTTTCAAAATCAATGCTTTACACTGAAGTTGCATATGACTTAGAAAGAATTGGGGATTATTGCGGCCATATTGCCAAGTTCGTCATAAATGATATTTATGAAATAGATGAAAATGTCTTGAAAAAACTTAAGAATATGTATAAAACAGCTCAGAAGATGATAAACTTATCCATGAAAGCGTTCATTGAAGGAAAAACGGAATTAATGGAAGATTTAATGGAATTGGAAGATTCAATTCATATTCTCCAATCTAAAGCTATTAATTTGATTGCAACTCAAATGGCTGAGAATTCTTTTGATGAAAAAGAGCGTTCTAATTATTTTATTTATTTGTTTAGGGTTATTAAAGCATTTGAACGTATGGGAGACATTTCTGTTGAAATCATGGATGTGTCTATAGAGTTTCATGAAAATATTCCAAGGTCAACTACTCCTAGAACTTTCAGGTACTAGGCAAATAATTATTGCTTGACTGTTTCTTTAAATATTTTATTCAACTTTTTATTTTGTTGTTAAATTCTTTTTTTTATTTTATTTAAGTTAATTTTTCTAGATTTAAGTTTTAAATCTATTTAATGCTTGTTTTTATTGATATTGTTTAAAATTGGTGGCTAATCAAGAAAAATCATATTTATTTTTAGTTTGTTCTTTTTTGTCTAATTCAAAATATTTATATATTAATAATGATAAATTATCTAATCGGAAGGAAGGTTCCTTCCGACTAAGTATTCTATTAGAATTCATTTAGTCAAAATGGTTTTCCAATTTCCATGTTATTCAACAAAATGGAAATTATACTCAAAGAAATGATGTGAAAAAATGTCAGCAAAAGATAACAAATTAGACCAAATAATTAAAACAATAGAAGAACATGATATAAAATTCTTGAAATTAGAACTAGCAGATATACATGGATTACCAAAAAGTATGGCAGT from Methanobrevibacter sp. YE315 encodes:
- the cbiQ gene encoding cobalt ECF transporter T component CbiQ; translated protein: MVDITQIIRFDDLASMDSPIHNLEGRIKLISTVFIILVCVISKELFIPIMLEIMLLIILKIAKLSYVDSFKRLLMLLPFGGAVIIFQPFIQPGNILWNYSWLTVTDVGLNWGILLFTRMVVCLTAIIIYSSTTPLQEMASSFRKLKMPRDLAMILSIMVRFLFLFVDELAAIRKSQKSRNFTIHGNNTPYKWRVKQVGYTIGMMFLKAYEQGERVHKSMVSRGFSDASEMFNEKKSPEKSDYIYLFTIIIFVIVLEIILFKYSGQLGYFGQNLAIN
- a CDS encoding PDGLE domain-containing protein, whose amino-acid sequence is MEMHNMDKKDTYLIVVAVVICIIICCLSPYIASGDPDGLEKSAEDSGLAEDFSIEEIKGIPDAIFPDYAFANDPENQALQIVALVIGAILTLGVGYAVAEIVRSRN
- the cbiM gene encoding cobalt transporter CbiM, whose amino-acid sequence is MHIPDGFIPISQCLIYYVILIVALYFSVKWARSNLDEKRIPLLAVLAAGIFAIMSMNMPIPFGTSGHMVGGALVAIVFLAPEAAVIVFTVVLLIQALIFGDGGITALGANVLNMAIIGGFVGLYTFKFLQGTIGKYPAAGIAAWLATVIAALACAIEMGIAGTFPFNVGIPSMVLYHFFIGIIEAVLTVIVLAALDKFRPDLLAWNNGDA
- a CDS encoding oligosaccharide repeat unit polymerase family protein; this translates as MSIIYSTITSIINRISDEFHNSFLFTTIFSILSFIEDQWVNSYFKKLYPGEDFINFLNKNVILKNHIFHPLIVLFLFAGFLMLSLNKPSTSLVITLLIAFIAFFIGSTILPRFFFNDDFNIIQFERKDIYSIGFCLILVSIVFFGICIASVGGIPLLKPSIRYLLKPAFTMPVFLIIPGTCLVAGAYLKDYQDEKITRSQARFRYIFLLAMNVAILLLLGYRTPLLAAFLIIIIIGFYGNIVSLWEVVVGGLIGVGAIIGIGYFRSLGEMTITSSTSPFYTLQSRADFTLHVLNLLDFIGGNFGITHGKLLASSIPGSDLGPRMMVGKLIAWRTEVTVTPTLIGQMVVDFGKVGVAVEMLLLGFILGIGYKIMQKTKDYFYIAIYSLILTYTILGIETGILDIQVLLYFAIAIFIYFLNIVNSKN
- a CDS encoding adhesin, encoding MKKFTIIDYIIIFLVICAVIFAFIHITADDSSKIQKTAFDESTINKIPDTYLNYYKDGNIVKTTVNGFNSSNNEEITLNGTVKWIGNNGGSDVKILIDSNNATYLAGLYKNVPNADIYIKTISLESDGSKYDNLVEFTAKPEKITSLNDLAKNLSDTDFEITTIVSVDSVDSIKFQELMNKINSQDKRLAIHYSGTDSYDQIIVEKANMQNIKDANAILGNINGVTGDITIRVYNCSDSQLENIKNSYDITNIRNF
- a CDS encoding 4Fe-4S binding protein, encoding MKVDMEECGVCEDCIDVCMEEAIQRKAYTIIIDSTKCDNCGECVDVCPVGAIYED
- a CDS encoding EI24 domain-containing protein; the encoded protein is MNYKKIVLVGFISAFVAILTSVMGVAGTIIGSVISSVLYNMLSEALEKPMENASFDTNFEWDIAYVFPLVVIALIQLLLIFALLAEAGFLHYGFAEFYFSIQNLANNNLYKILGVALLIMSVYPLILKPEHVKKIHGIIIGFVGLVFLARGFVDIDNNITNLYDGVFSHFDFQIAVIAFILLLIVIVRIILSAKNSENEFKTMKKEINNDKINNNGARMVYSSKSEDARPTQPKQKARKIKQQPVKPRRDAEKEHKVNFKNRVEDEKANSSINKSSEKIHFESNDLLEEYKK
- a CDS encoding phosphate uptake regulator PhoU, translating into MSKKDKTLTEILDFILYENPSTQDEIAEKLGITRRYVTQLLQPLIKDGTVKRAYVIDLKRYEEIAESLGDYTSSKEATGNVLLNDMLLNMAKHVHSQLETSFDAVLEFDEKKANKALEMDFATNNMVEKIRTSVETIVSINQRSEFSKSMLYTEVAYDLERIGDYCGHIAKFVINDIYEIDENVLKKLKNMYKTAQKMINLSMKAFIEGKTELMEDLMELEDSIHILQSKAINLIATQMAENSFDEKERSNYFIYLFRVIKAFERMGDISVEIMDVSIEFHENIPRSTTPRTFRY